In the Bacillus sp. FJAT-42376 genome, ACTATTTCAAAACGCATGCAGGGTATACATATAAGGATGCTGTAACAGCCTGGCATGAAGAGGAAGAACGAAAAAAAGACCCTTCCTACAAAACAGCCATTTCCCCGCAATTTCAATACAACCAGTTCACCCGCGACTTTTTCGCAGACCCTGCAAATAAAGGAAAAAAGCGCAAAGAAGCTGTTGAGGCATGGAATACAGTCAAAAACCTTCCCGGCGGCAGCAAGTACAAGCATAACGGGCTTCATACGGATAAGAAAGATTGAAGGAGAAATGGGATGAAGAATGCAAAAATAGCGATTGAAAATACATCAAACAAAAAAACGATCCTCATCACCGGGGCGTCAAGCGGATTTGGGATGCTCGCTTCCCTTGAATTAGCCAAAAAAGGCCACACCGTAATCGCAGCTATAAGAAATATGGATAAATCGAAGGAACTTTTAAAACTAGCAGAGCATAACGGGTGTGCAGAAAAGATTTCGATCCATCCTCTGGATGTGACCAGTGCTGACTCGATCGAGGCACTCCAGCAGTTTCTGAAAAAAACCGGAAAGATTGATGTCCTGATCAACAACGCGGGATTTGCCTTCGGAGGGTTCAGTGAAGAAATTACGATCTTAGAGTTTAAAGAGCAATTTGAAACGAATTTCTTTGGTGCCATCGCGGTCACTCAGGCTGTTCTTCCTTTCATGCGCGCCCAGAAAAGCGGAAAGATCATCAACATGAGCAGCATAAGCGGACTGATCGGTTTTCCGGGTCTGTCCCCTTACGTCTCATCCAAGCATGCACTTGAGGGATTTAGTGAAAGCCTTCGTTTGGAAGTGAAACCGTTTGGCATTGATGTCATGCTGATTGAGCCGGGATCCTTTTCAACGAACATTTGGACAACTGGGAAAAAGGTGGCGGAAGTATCGATGGACCCGCATTCTCCCTACTTTTCTTATATGACAGGAATTGAAAATGAGCTGGAACGAGGTAGTGCAAAACATGGGGATCCAATGGATGTGGTGCGATTAATAACCGTTTTATGCGAAAAACGCAGGGTGAATAAGCTCAGATATCCAATTGGAAAGGGAGTCCGGTTAACGCTCCTTTTAAAAAGAGTATTGCCCTGGCGTATTTGGGAATCCATTATCATACGCCGACTTTTGCCGAAAAAATAAAAAAGAACCCGTCCAGCATGGGTTCTTTAAACACGGCTTGATTGTCTGCGGTGACGGTATTGCTGCCATTGGAAGCGGATAAAGCATCCGATGCAGAATCCAAGGATTGCAATAAAGGCTGAGAGAGCAACCATTGCCGTGAAAACATAAGCAAGTATCATCCAGTGCATCACGTACCCAATAAAACCAAGAGCAAGACAGCTTACGGCAATCGCCTGGTTAAACTGCTGCTGATCAAAATCCTCCGGAATGTAGGCGGATGCCGGTTTTCTCAGGAATAGTCCGGCCGTCTTCATGATGGGATTAAAATTATAAATTAACCCCATTAATCCTGCTGCTAACGGAATGAGTAAAATCCATCCCCAGCCAGTAAGCCATGCTGCTAAAACAGAAAGGACGATGAACCATTGATTGGTCAAAACAAGCGGTTTCGGAATGGTTTTCATAAAAACCCACCTTACTGATTGGAATATACGTATTTTAC is a window encoding:
- a CDS encoding oxidoreductase, which codes for MKNAKIAIENTSNKKTILITGASSGFGMLASLELAKKGHTVIAAIRNMDKSKELLKLAEHNGCAEKISIHPLDVTSADSIEALQQFLKKTGKIDVLINNAGFAFGGFSEEITILEFKEQFETNFFGAIAVTQAVLPFMRAQKSGKIINMSSISGLIGFPGLSPYVSSKHALEGFSESLRLEVKPFGIDVMLIEPGSFSTNIWTTGKKVAEVSMDPHSPYFSYMTGIENELERGSAKHGDPMDVVRLITVLCEKRRVNKLRYPIGKGVRLTLLLKRVLPWRIWESIIIRRLLPKK
- a CDS encoding DUF4395 domain-containing protein, with the translated sequence MKTIPKPLVLTNQWFIVLSVLAAWLTGWGWILLIPLAAGLMGLIYNFNPIMKTAGLFLRKPASAYIPEDFDQQQFNQAIAVSCLALGFIGYVMHWMILAYVFTAMVALSAFIAILGFCIGCFIRFQWQQYRHRRQSSRV